One stretch of Streptomyces sp. NBC_00443 DNA includes these proteins:
- a CDS encoding NADAR family protein: MAKIDSWDVLIREVRAGTRVKYLHFWGHRPRPNGQVSASCLSQWWPSPFTVAGVSYATAEHWMMAEKARLFGDSEAERRVLEAGHPSLAKKAGRLVRGFDDAVWERERFRIVVEGSVHKFSADAELRGFLLGTGDRVLVEASPVDRVWGIGLAAGDDGAGDPQRWRGPNLLGFALMGARERLRG; this comes from the coding sequence ATGGCGAAGATCGATTCTTGGGACGTCCTGATCAGGGAGGTCCGTGCGGGGACGAGAGTCAAGTATCTGCACTTCTGGGGACACCGGCCACGACCGAACGGACAGGTGAGCGCGAGTTGCCTGAGCCAGTGGTGGCCGTCGCCGTTCACGGTGGCCGGCGTGTCGTACGCGACCGCCGAGCACTGGATGATGGCCGAGAAGGCCCGGCTCTTCGGGGACTCGGAGGCTGAACGGCGGGTGCTGGAGGCCGGGCATCCCTCGCTGGCGAAGAAGGCCGGGCGGCTCGTGCGCGGGTTCGATGACGCGGTGTGGGAGCGGGAGCGGTTCCGGATCGTCGTCGAGGGGTCGGTCCACAAGTTCTCGGCGGACGCGGAGCTGCGGGGGTTTTTGCTGGGGACGGGGGATCGGGTGCTGGTGGAGGCCAGTCCGGTGGATCGGGTGTGGGGGATCGGGCTGGCGGCGGGGGATGACGGGGCGGGGGATCCGCAGCGGTGGCGGGGGCCGAACCTGTTGGGGTTCGCGTTGATGGGGGCGCGGGAGCGGTTGCGGGGGTAG
- a CDS encoding DUF4190 domain-containing protein: protein MPSNGMGTAALVLGIISAAIFCLWPLAIVMGVLALIFGSIGRGKARRGEATNPGQALAGMICGAAGLVLGLGMLAVLISTV, encoded by the coding sequence ATGCCGAGCAATGGGATGGGTACGGCGGCGCTCGTGCTCGGGATCATCTCCGCGGCGATCTTCTGCCTGTGGCCGCTGGCCATCGTGATGGGTGTGCTGGCGTTGATCTTCGGCTCGATCGGGCGGGGGAAGGCGCGGCGGGGCGAGGCGACGAACCCGGGGCAGGCTCTGGCGGGGATGATCTGTGGGGCGGCGGGGTTGGTGCTGGGGTTGGGGATGCTGGCGGTGTTGATCTCGACGGTGTAG
- a CDS encoding adenosine deaminase — protein MTDNLVDARVPRDLHAFIAGLPKAELHVHHVGSASPRIVAELAARHPDSKVPTDPEALVDYFTFTDFAHFIDVYLSVVDLIRTPEDVRLLTFEVARELARQQVRYAELTITPFSSTRRGIDESGFMAAIEDARKAAEAEFGTVLRWCFDIPGEAGLESAAETVRLATDDRLRPEGLVSFGLGGPEIGVPRPQFKPYFDQAIAAGLHSVPHAGETTGPETVWDALTHLRAERIGHGTSSAQDPKLLAHLAEHRIPLEVCPTSNIATRAVRTIDEHPIKQFTEAGVIVTINSDDPPMFGTDLNNEYAVAARLLDLDERGLADLAKNAVDVSFLDEPGKARIRAEIDTYTTDWLAS, from the coding sequence TTGACCGACAACCTCGTCGATGCCCGCGTCCCGCGCGATCTGCACGCCTTCATCGCCGGACTGCCCAAGGCCGAACTGCACGTCCATCACGTCGGCTCCGCCTCCCCCCGCATCGTCGCGGAACTCGCCGCCCGCCACCCCGACTCCAAGGTCCCCACCGACCCCGAGGCCCTGGTCGACTACTTCACGTTCACGGACTTCGCGCACTTCATCGACGTGTACCTGTCCGTCGTGGATCTGATCCGCACCCCTGAGGACGTACGGCTGCTGACGTTCGAGGTGGCCCGCGAGCTGGCCCGCCAGCAGGTGCGGTACGCCGAGCTGACCATCACCCCGTTCTCCTCCACCCGCCGCGGCATCGACGAGAGCGGCTTCATGGCGGCGATCGAGGACGCCCGCAAGGCGGCCGAGGCCGAGTTCGGGACCGTGCTGCGCTGGTGCTTCGACATCCCCGGCGAGGCGGGCCTGGAGTCCGCCGCGGAGACCGTGCGGCTGGCCACCGACGACCGGCTGCGCCCGGAGGGCCTGGTCTCGTTCGGGCTCGGCGGGCCCGAGATCGGCGTACCCAGGCCGCAGTTCAAGCCGTACTTCGACCAGGCCATCGCCGCCGGTCTGCACTCCGTGCCGCACGCCGGCGAGACCACCGGCCCCGAGACGGTCTGGGACGCCCTGACGCACCTGCGCGCCGAGCGCATCGGGCACGGCACCAGTTCGGCGCAGGACCCGAAGCTGCTCGCGCACCTCGCCGAGCACCGGATCCCGCTGGAGGTGTGCCCGACCTCCAACATCGCCACGCGCGCGGTCCGCACGATCGACGAGCATCCGATCAAGCAGTTCACCGAGGCCGGCGTCATCGTCACCATCAACTCCGACGACCCGCCCATGTTCGGCACCGACCTCAACAACGAGTACGCGGTCGCCGCACGCCTCCTCGACCTCGACGAGCGGGGCCTGGCCGACCTCGCCAAGAACGCCGTGGACGTGTCCTTCCTCGACGAGCCCGGCAAGGCGCGGATCAGGGCGGAGATCGACACGTACACCACCGACTGGCTCGCCTCCTGA
- a CDS encoding glycerophosphodiester phosphodiesterase has product MQNVTAVAHRGDPYRVRENTLASLRSALERGADAVEIDVRLTKDGVPVLLHDDTLKRLWEQDRPVLALSAAEVRGLTAGGVPTLQEALTACGGSRVMLDLPGSPDVRAARRVVDVVRECGAQDRVYYCAGAPAMLAVRAADPAAEIALTWTTLAPPRPALLDAVRPRWLNYRFGLVDHALAERVHRGGHLLSVWTPDTRRSMRRLLDLGADSITTNRIDVLLGLLTARSDAESR; this is encoded by the coding sequence ATGCAGAACGTGACCGCCGTGGCCCACCGCGGCGACCCCTACCGCGTCCGCGAGAACACGCTCGCCTCGCTGCGCTCCGCGCTCGAACGGGGCGCGGACGCGGTGGAGATCGACGTACGGCTCACCAAGGACGGCGTGCCGGTGCTGCTGCACGACGACACGCTGAAGCGGCTGTGGGAGCAGGACCGGCCGGTGCTCGCGCTGTCGGCGGCCGAGGTGCGGGGGCTGACGGCGGGCGGGGTGCCCACGCTTCAGGAGGCGCTGACGGCTTGTGGTGGGAGCCGGGTGATGCTCGACCTGCCGGGCTCGCCCGACGTGCGGGCTGCGCGCCGGGTCGTGGACGTCGTACGCGAGTGCGGGGCGCAGGACCGCGTGTACTACTGCGCGGGCGCCCCGGCCATGCTGGCCGTGCGGGCCGCAGATCCGGCCGCCGAGATCGCCCTGACCTGGACGACGCTGGCCCCGCCGCGCCCCGCCCTGCTGGACGCGGTGCGCCCGCGCTGGCTCAACTACCGCTTCGGCCTGGTCGACCACGCCCTCGCCGAGCGCGTCCACCGCGGCGGTCACCTGCTGTCCGTCTGGACCCCGGACACCCGGCGCTCCATGCGCCGCCTGCTGGACCTCGGCGCCGACT